The Malus sylvestris chromosome 12, drMalSylv7.2, whole genome shotgun sequence genome contains a region encoding:
- the LOC126593656 gene encoding uncharacterized protein LOC126593656: MSDSVKIEGLLGMLTVKLQDDNFVKWSYQFQSVLRGYDLFNYFIGESPCSPRFVIDTETCVTKEVIVAYKNWVKKDLALHSLLIVTLSDDVMEYVIGCKTSQEAWTCLQERFASIFVVRINQLKTEFYTSHKGGESVEKFMLKLKGIKDQLILAGEKVTENDYMIVVLSGLPVDFEMIKIVILTREIAMSLKDSIS; this comes from the coding sequence ATGTCCGATTCAGTGAAAATTGAAGGGTTATTAGGGATGTTAACTGTGAAACTTCAAGATGACAACTTTGTCAAATGGAGCTATCAGTTTCAATCGGTACTAAGGGGTTATGATTTGTTTAACTATTTTATTGGTGAATCACCATGCTCACCTAGATTTGTTATCGATACAGAGACATGTGTGACAAAAGAAGTTATAGTAGCTTACAAGAATTGGGTGAAGAAAGATTTGGCATTGCACAGTTTGTTGATTGTTACTCTGTCTGATGATGTGATGGAGTATGTCATTGGTTGCAAAACCTCACAAGAAGCTTGGACCTGTTTGCAAGAAAGATTTGCATCCATATTTGTGGTGAGGATTAATCAATTGAAGACTGAGTTTTATACTTCACATAAAGGTGGGGAGTCTGTTGAGAAGTTTATGCTGAAACTGAAGGGTATAAAAGATCAATTGATCTTAGCTGGAGAGAAAGTTACAGAGAATGATTACATGATTGTTGTACTGTCTGGATTGCCTGTGGATTTTGAAATGATCAAGATTGTGATTCTTACTAGGGAAATAGCTATGTCTTTGAAAGATTCAATTAGTTAG